ACATTTACTAAGCCGTTTTACCTATGGCGCCACGCCAGGCCAGGTTGAAGCCGTAGCCCGCGAGGGTTTGGAAAAATGGTTTAGCGAGCAATTGGATGCCAAACTACCGGATGATTCCCTTAACCATACGCTGGATAGCTTTGATGCTCTTAAACTAAGCAACAGCCAAATTGTTGATACCTATCCCCGGCCGGGGATTGTAGCACGGCGGGCTATAAAAGATGGGATTATCAATAAAGATTCAATTCAAAATAATAAGCCCGAATATAAAAAGATGCTACAGGAGTATATGGTTCAAAAGGGCATGAAACCACAGCAGGAGCTATTCAGGCAGTTCATCAATCAAAAAATACTAAGGGCAGCCTATACAAATAACCAGCTGCAGGAGGTAATGACCAGTTTTTGGTTTAACCATTTCAACGTATCTATTACTAAAAATGAATGCGCCCAGTTTATACCTGATTATGAGCGCGATGTTATCAGGCCTGATGCATTGGGTAAGTTTAATGATTTGTTGTTAGCCACAGCCAAATCGCCGGCTATGTTGTATTACCTGGATAATTTTAGCAGCGCATCTGCCCTGCCAGAGAAGCCTAAAATAACACTCAAATTGGTGTTTGCTGATACAACTAAGCAAGCCATGGCACTTAACCAATTAAAAAAAGCAAGGCAGCAACGTGGCCTTAACGAAAACTACGCCCGAGAAGTAATGGAACTGCATACGCTGGGTGTTGATGGCGGGTACAGCCAGCAGGATGTTACCCAGGCGGCTAAGGTGCTTACAGGTTGGTCAGTATACCCTATGGGTGATTTTAGCAAGGGAAACGATATTATATCAAAAGTTATAGATAAGGGCATTATTGCTGAGGGAATGGTGCATGACGGCGATTTTTTATTCACCCCGGGCCGCCATGATAATAGCGAGAAGATTGTATTAGGCCGGCACTTTGGCCCCAATCGCGGTTACGATGAAGGTGTACAATTATTGAGTATGCTGGCACATCACCCCTCAACCGCAAAATTCATATCGCGCAAGCTGGCGGTAAGGTTTGTGAGCGATGCTCCACCACAGAGTTTAATTGATAAAATGGCCAAAACGTTTTTAAACAGTGATGGTGATATCAAACAGGTGTTAATCACGATGGTATCGGCGCCGGAGTTTTGGTCGGCATCTGCCTTGCGCGAAAAAACAAAATCGCCGTTTGAACTGGCCATAAATACAGTGCGTAGCTTAAACGCCCAGGTGACACAGCCATACCAGTTATATACCTGGATAAACCGCATGGGCGAAAAGGTATATTATTACCAGGCGCCAACCGGCTTCCCGGATAAGGGCCAGTACTGGATCAACACAGGGGCTTTACTTAGCCGGATGAATTTTGGGCTGGCTTTTGCAACAGGTAGAATTCCCGGCATAAAATTCGACTTATTAAAATTAAACAGAGGCCACGAGCCCGAAAGCAGCCAGGCAGCACTTATTACCTATAGCAAACTTATTATGCCCGAACGGCCGTTGGATAACACTATAAAACAACTCACCCCAATGCTCAATGATCCGCAACTGGTGGTAAAGGTAGATAAGGCAAGTAATATTACTACGCCGCCGGTTAAAGATGCCTTATCAATGGTGGGCGACACCACGGGCAAAAAAGCCAGGACACAGGTAATGCCTAAACCCGATGAGGCAAAATCAATGATGGCCCAGGTAGTTGGTATTATCATTGGATCGCCGGAATACCAACGACGTTAATTTGATAAATTGCAAAAGATTATGTTATCAAGACGAGGATTTTTAAAAACAGGTGGCCTTGCCCTTTTTGGCGTTGGGCTTATGGGAGGCATACCGGCATTTATAGCCGAAGCTGCCGCGCAGGATAAGATAATAACCCCTTATAAAAAAGGAAAAACGCTGGTGTGCATTTTTCAGCGTGGTGCAATGGATGGATTGATGGCCGTAACCCCGTTTACCGATCAATACCTTAAGGAGGCCCGCCCCGGCTTATTTATGGATGCTGCCAAAACAGGTAACGATAACCCATTGATAGACCTCGATGGCAGGTTTGGATTACACCCGTCAATGAAGGCTTTTGAACCTATGTTTCGCGAAAAAAGGCTGGGCATAGTTCATGGTATCGGCTCGCCAAATAACACCCGCTCGCATTTTGATGCGCAGGATTACATGGAAAGCGGCACACCCTTTAATAAAGGTACTGCAAGTGGTTGGCTTAACCGTGCTGTTGGATTGTTAGGCCATGATGCGCTTACACCTTTTACAGCAGTAAGCTTAACATCGGCTATGCCCCGTTCTTTTTATGGCGATAACCCGGCCGTTGCAATCAGCAACCTGCAGGATTTTGCATTGCAAATGCGTGGTAACCCTGCAGGTACCAACCTGGCCGCAAAAAGCTTTGAAGAGCTTTATGACAGAACCGCTCCCGGTTTATTAAAAGATACTGGCAAGGAGAGTTTTGATGCCTTAAAAATGCTGCAAAAGGCCAATATTAAAAATTATGTACCCGCCAACGGCGCCGTTTATCCAAACTCGGCTTTAGGTAATTCTTTAAAGCAAATTGCGCAGTTGATAAAAATGAATGTGGGTATGGAAGTAGCTTTTGCCGAATCAAATGGTTGGGATACGCACTTTAACCAGGGAACGGCGAATGGCATATTTGCCCGCAACGTAGCAGATCTGAGCAATAGCATGATGGCTTTCTGGACGGACATTGGCAGTACCTACCAGGATGATGTAACGGTAATGACAATGACCGAATTTGGCCGCACCGTTCATCAAAATGGAACTGGCGGTACCGATCATGGCCGCGCATCGTGTAACTTTATTTTAGGCAACAGTGTAAACGGTGGCCTGGTGCACGGCAATATGCAGCCACTCGCAACAGAAAACCTGGAAGATGGCCGCGACCTTGCCGTTACAACTGATTTTAGAAACGTGTTTAGCGAAGTGGCCGATAAGCACCTCAGGATCAGCAATGATAAAGTCCTCTTTCCTGATTTTACCGCTAAACCAATAGGTGTATTTAAGGCCTGATAATTGCATTTTATTTTTAAAGTAGTTCTGGTTATTAAATTGGCTGGGATTTTTGTGCTTAAAAACAAGTAGTTTAATTGTTAAATAATTTATAATAAAACTACTTGTTTATTGAATTGTTAATGTATTTTAGTGCTCAAAGTTGCTAATTTTCGATTATGATATATTCAGCTTAATTCTTAAAATTACACATGAACAAAAACTACTATGCCATCATCATGGCAGGCGGAATAGGTAGCCGTTTTTGGCCTATAAGCCGCACATCGCATCCTAAACAATTCATTGATATTCTTGGAACCGGAAAAACGCTTATTCAAAATACTTACGAACGCTTTTTGAAAGTTTGTCCTAAAGAAAATATTTACGTTGTAACCAACGAAAATTATACCAAACTTGTAAAAACACAGCTTCCGGATATGGAAGACCAGCAAATACTTACCGAGCCGGTTATGCGTAATACCGCCCCTTGCGTAGCTTATGGATGTTTTAAAATAGAAAGCCTCAACCCTAATGCCGCAATTGTTGTAGCCCCTTCGGATCAGCAGATATTAGATGAAGACGCTTTTGTAACGGCCATCATTAAATCGTTAGAGACTGCCACCTCCAATAATTGCCTTGTAACTTTGGGCATCAAGCCATCGAGGCCAGATACCGGCTATGGTTATATTCAATACACCGATAATACCATAAATTCAGACTTCCACAAGGTGAAAACCTTTACTGAAAAGCCAACGCTTGATATAGCAAAAACTTTTATCCAAAGCGGTGATTTTTTATGGAACGCGGGTATTTTTGTATGGTCGGCCAAGGAAATCGTGAAAGCTTTTGATTCCTTTTTGCCCGAAATGCATGAAATTTTTGCTGATGCCAGGCCGGTTTATAATACGGATGCCGAAAAAAATCATATACACAAAGCTTATCAGCAATGTGTTAACATATCCATTGACTATGGGATAATGGAAAAAGCTAATAACGTTTATGTATTGCCATCGGAATTTGGCTGGAGCGACCTGGGCACCTGGGCATCCATTTACGACCTGTCCGAAAAGGATTACGTAGGCAACGCAGTAATCCCCTCAGAGAAAGTGATCATGTACGATTCTTCAAACTGTATGGTAAATGTACCTGGCGAAAAACTGGTGATTTTAAAGGGCCTGCATGATTTTATCGTAGTTGAATCCAATAATACCCTGATGATTTGCCCGCGAAGTGAGGAGCAAAACGTTAAGCAGGTAGTTGCCGATGTGAAGAGTAAGTTTGGGGCGAAGTATATTTAGGTTGCAGATGTGCAAATGTGCAGATTTCAGATGTGTAGATTTTAAATGATAAGATAATAGCTTGCTAACTTAACAGGGTCCGGTTTCAAAAGAAGCCGGACCCTGTTTTTATCATCTGAAATTTAAAAAAATTTGCACATCTGAAATCTGCAATTACAGGGCGGGAGGGGCCAGCGTTCCGGCGGCTACAGTTTCATTGGTGGCTTCGTCAACCAAAATTAATGAGCCGGTAATACGGTTTTTGCGATATTCATCAAAAACAAGTGGCTGAGTGGTACGCAAGCGTACACGGGCCATCTCGTTCATTTTAATATCCCCGGCATTTTCAAGCTTCTCCATGGTGTTAATGTCCAGCTTGTAATAAACTTCCTTTATAATGGCCATCACCTCGCGGGTTGTATTTTTAAGGTGATATTTAGCTCCCGGACGCGGGCCCCGGGTACCCATCCAGCAAAGCATCACCTCCAAATCCTGGCTTACAAATGGTTCGTTTTCGTTTTTAACAATCATATCGCCACGGCTTACATCAATGTCATCCTCCAAAGTAATAGACACCGACATTGGCGCAAAAGCCTCTTCAACCGGCCCCGAAAATGTATCGATTGATTTAATAGCCGACGTTAGTCCTGAAGGCAATACCGTTATTTTATCACCGGGTTTAAATATACCACCGGCAATACGGCCGGCATAGCCGCGGTAGTCATGGTATTCGGCAGCATGCGGGCGAATCACGGTTTGTACCGGGAAACGGGCATCGGCATGGTTTTCATCGCTTGCAATATGAATGGTTTCTAAAGTGTGTAACAAACTTTCGCCTTTGTACCACGGCATGTTAACAGAATCGTTAACTACGTTGTCGCCTTCAAGTGCGCTGATAGGCACAAAACGGATATCACTAACATCTATTTTGGCGGCAAAGGCTTTGTATTGCTCAACTACATTATTAAATACCTCTTCAGAGTAATCAACCAAATCCATTTTGTTGATACAAACAATGATATGAGGGATTTTTAATAACGAAGCGATAAACGAGTGACGGCAGGTTTGTTCAACAACTCCTTTGCGGGCATCAATAAGTACCAAGGCTAAGTTAGCGGTTGAGGCCCCGGTAACCATGTTACGGGTGTATTGGATGTGCCCGGGGGTATCGGCGATAATAAATTTACGTTTTGGTGTGGCAAAATAGCGGTAAGCTACGTCAATAGTGATGCCTTGTTCCCTTTCAGATCGCAAACCATCAGTAAGAAGCGAAAGATCCACGTGCTGTAAGCCTTTCCTTTCGCTCGATTGTTTTACGGCCTCCATCTGGTCTTCAAAAATAGATTTGGAGTCGTATAGTAACCGCCCTATGAGGGTGCTTTTCCCATCATCTACACTGCCGGCTGTTGTAAAACGTAATAGTTCCATAATAATGAGGTACGTGTGGCCTGTTGCCAGGTTGGCGTAGTATATTGTTGGCCAAAAAGCCTGTTAATTCAATTTAAAAATAACCTTGTTTTTTCCTGTCTTCCATTGATGTATCCGAGCGTTTGTCGTCGCTGCGGTTACCGCGTTCGGTGCTGCGCGTGGCCGATACCTCGGCAACAATTTTCTCCAGCGTGTCTGCGTCCGATTCAATACCGCCGGTAATGGTGATATCGCCCAGGGTACGGAAACGCATTAGCTTGTTTTCTACAAATTCGCCATCGCGTAATGATAAAAACTCCGATGCAGGCAGCCAGGTACCGTCGCGGTAAACGGCGTTACGGTTATGTGCAAAGTACAGCGACGGGATAGCAATGTTTTCCTGCAGAATGTAATTCCATATATCCATTTCCGTCCAGTTACTAATCGGAAATACTCTGAAATGTTCGCCCATGCGTTTACGGCCGTTAAAAATATTCCACAGTTCGGGCCGTTGATTTTTAGGGTCCCACTGGCCAAACTCATCGCGATGCGAAAAGAAGCGTTCTTTTGAACGGGCTTTTTCCTCATCGCGGCGTGCGCCGCCAATAGCCGCATCAATTTTATGATGCTCTATGGTATCTAATAACGATACGATTTGCAATTCGTTCCGGCTGGCGTTAATACCGCTTTCTTCAACTGCGCGGCCTTTGTTTATGGCTTCCTGTACCGATCCTACAATCAGTTGTACACCAAGTTTTTCAACCAGTTGGTCCCTGAACTCCATAGTCTCGGGGAAATTATGCCCGGTATCAATGTGGATAAGTGGCATTGGTATTTTGGCAGGCCAAAAAGCCTTTTGGGCCAGATGAGTAACAACAATGGAGTCTTTACCGCCCGAAAACAGTATTGCAGGGCGATCAAACTGGGCAACCACTTCGCGTATCACGTAAATGGCTTCAGATTCCAATTCCTGCAGATGGGTAAGATAATATTTGTGCATGCTAATTTAAAAAACCCGCTAAATCCACCTAAATAGTAGTACTTAGCATTTAAACTGCAATATTAGCAAATTTATACTAATGTTGAGGGTATTAAATGGATTTTGACCAAGCTATACAATAGAGGGGCAGGCGATGGAATTTTAAGAGACATTTTCCACCGCCTCAACCAGTTTTTCGGTCAGGTTTGGCGCTCCGGCATCAAACCAAATAAACTGTTGATCCTTACGAAACCAGGTAAGTTGTCTTTTGGCAAATCGCCTGGTATTTTGCTTAATCATTTCAACTGCTTTATCAAGCGTGGTGGCACCGTCCAAATAATCAAAAATCTCAGCGTAGCCTACCGTATTCAAGGCGTTTAAATGGCGGTAGGGGAGTAATGAAGTCGCCTCTGCTAACAAGCCGTGCTGCATCATTATATCAACCCGGTGGTTAATGCGGCAATATAACACTTCTCGCGGCATGTTAAGGGCCAGCTTGATGATATGGAACGGGCGTTTGTTAACCGTTGCCTGGCGATAAGATGAAATGGGATTGCCGGTGCTTTCAAAAACTTCCAGCGCCCTGATGATGCGTTGCGGGTTGCCCAGGTCAACCTGGTTATAGTAAATGAGATCGGCCTGTTTTAACTTCTCTTGCAAATAACTTAGTCCTTTTTCTTCCAGTTCAAGATTTAATTGTTTGCGGATGGCCGGATCGGCCGTTGGCAAATCATCAAAGCCTTCACAAATAGCTTTGATGTACAGGCCAGAGCCACCTGCCAAAACGACATAGTCGTGCTTTTTAAAAAGGTCGTCGAGTAACATCAGGCATTCCCTCTCAAAATCACCCACCGAAAATGGCTCGGTTATAGAATGGGAATCGATAAAATAGTGTTTTACCTGGGCCAGTTCATTGGCGTCGGGTTTGGCCGTACCAATACTCATTTCCCTGAAAAACTGCCTTGAATCGGCCGATACCACCACAGTATTGAAACGTTTTGCCACCTCAATAGCTGCCGCCGTTTTACCAACCGCTGTAGGGCCGGCAATTACAATTAGGGTTTTGGTTTTTGGGAAGTTCATAGTTCATTGATCATAGTTCATGGTTCATTGATCATGGTTAAAAAACATTTCCGTTTTATAGATCTGGCCATGAACTATGAACCATCAACCCTATTGTTTGTTATGACCATTAACCATGATCAATAAACCATGATCTGCGAAGCAATTAATAATCATCACCACCGCGATGTGGTTTGTCATCTTCGTCGAAGCCTTCATCATCGGCAAATTCGTTGCCAAATTCATCGTCTTCTTCGTCCTCTGCTGCTTTTTCTTCAGGAAGGTCGGCGTCAATGTCGGTTACTTCCGAAAAATCCTCGGCATCTTCCGGGTTATAGGCCATTTCATTTAAAAAGTCAAAATCTTCATCAGGAGCAGCAGCTGTTGCAGCCGGCGTAAATACATTGCCAAATTGCTTTGGCGCTTCGCCTACTGATTTTATAACTGCGGGGTATGTAGTGCCCGGTGTTTCGTCGAGAATGATTTTCATTAGTTCGACATGAAAATCAAAAGGGCGATCGAAGTTAAACGTGTAATAAAATTTTTGATGCGGATCGTCAATAAAGCTCAGGAGCTTTACATTGGTCATGAGCGAGATACCACGATCTTTTCTTTTTTGATTTGGCAAATAGGTAATTTCTTCGCCTTTCATCCATTGATCGTTACTGATATAAAAAGACGATGGGAATTCGGGATTATAACCGGTTGACTGGTGTATTGCGCGGTGTAAATCTTCGAATGTTTGATTCGATTTTACATCAATTTCACGCATCACATCATCATAATCTTCGAAAGTAACCCTGAACCTGTATAGTGCCATTTTGTTAGTAAATTTTTAATGGGGACAAAAATAGTGTTTTAATTCAATTTCAGCTTGCCACAACTTTTAAGCCAATTTCTAAACCTTTGGCAATTGTGTAGTTGATGGCAGCCTCCCGTTCGTTCGGAATTTCGCCTTCCAGTATAGCTTCGCGGATCTGGTTTTTGATAATTCCAACCTCCCGGCCCTCTTTTATACCAAAAAGCTCCATAATATCCAGTCCTGTAACCGGCGGTTGCCAGTTTCTGATGCTGTCGCGCTCTTCAACATCTTTTAATTTTTGTTGAACAAGCTCAAAATTGTTACGGTATTTTTTAACCTTGTATTCGTTTTTTGTGGTAATGTCTGCTTTACACAACAACATAAGGCCCTCAATGTCATCCCCGGCCTCGAAAAGCAAGCGCCGCACTGCCGAATCTGTCACGATAGATTGTGACAAAACTATGGGCCTTAAATGCAGCTGTACCAGTTTTTGCACCTGCTTCATTTTTTCGTTAAGCGGCAGCTTTAACTGGGCAAATATTTTTGGCACCATGCGCGCGCCGCGGTCTTCATGGCCGTGAAATGTCCAGCCGTGGCCGGGTTCAAAGCGCTTGGTGGCGGGCTTGGCAATATCGTGCAAAATAGCCGCCCAGCGCAGCCAAAGATCGTTGGTGGTTTCGCAAATGTTATCAAGCACCTGCAGGGTATGGTAAAAATTATCCTTGTGGCCTTTGCCGTCAATATAATCAACGCCGTAAAGGCCGGCCATCAGCGGGAATATTTTATGCAGCAAGCCGGTATCAAACAAATAATTGAAACCAATGGAAGGAACTTTCGACAGGATGATTTTATTCAGCTCATCGGTTATACGCTCCTGCGATATAATGCTAATTCTATCTACATTGTTTTTTATAGCGGTAACGGCCTCGTCGTCTATCCTGAAATTAAGCTGCGATGCAAACCTGATGGCACGCATCATGCGCAGAGGGTCGTCGGAGAAAGTTTCAACCGGGTTCAGTGGTGTGCGGATCAATTTTTTTTGCAAATCGGTAATGCCGCCAAATGGGTCAAGCAGTTGGCCAAAGGTTTCCGGGTTAAGGGATATGGCCAACGCGTTGATGGTAAGGTCGCGGCGTTTTTGATCGTCTTCCAGTGTACCATTTTCAACAATAGGCTTGCGTGAGTCGCGACGGTACGATTCTTTACGGGCGCCCACAAACTCAACCTCAAGGTCCTGGTATTTGAGCGATGCAGTGCCAAAATTTTTATAAACAGCAACTTTCACCTTCAGCTTGGCGCCTACGGCCTCGGCAAATTCAATTCCGTTGCCTATAATTACAATATCAATATCTTTTGACGGGCGATCTAAAAAAATATCGCGCACAAAGCCGCCAATAGCATACACCTGAACATTATGCTGCGCAGCAAGTTT
The genomic region above belongs to Mucilaginibacter sp. KACC 22773 and contains:
- a CDS encoding DUF1501 domain-containing protein is translated as MLSRRGFLKTGGLALFGVGLMGGIPAFIAEAAAQDKIITPYKKGKTLVCIFQRGAMDGLMAVTPFTDQYLKEARPGLFMDAAKTGNDNPLIDLDGRFGLHPSMKAFEPMFREKRLGIVHGIGSPNNTRSHFDAQDYMESGTPFNKGTASGWLNRAVGLLGHDALTPFTAVSLTSAMPRSFYGDNPAVAISNLQDFALQMRGNPAGTNLAAKSFEELYDRTAPGLLKDTGKESFDALKMLQKANIKNYVPANGAVYPNSALGNSLKQIAQLIKMNVGMEVAFAESNGWDTHFNQGTANGIFARNVADLSNSMMAFWTDIGSTYQDDVTVMTMTEFGRTVHQNGTGGTDHGRASCNFILGNSVNGGLVHGNMQPLATENLEDGRDLAVTTDFRNVFSEVADKHLRISNDKVLFPDFTAKPIGVFKA
- the cysN gene encoding sulfate adenylyltransferase subunit CysN, which encodes MELLRFTTAGSVDDGKSTLIGRLLYDSKSIFEDQMEAVKQSSERKGLQHVDLSLLTDGLRSEREQGITIDVAYRYFATPKRKFIIADTPGHIQYTRNMVTGASTANLALVLIDARKGVVEQTCRHSFIASLLKIPHIIVCINKMDLVDYSEEVFNNVVEQYKAFAAKIDVSDIRFVPISALEGDNVVNDSVNMPWYKGESLLHTLETIHIASDENHADARFPVQTVIRPHAAEYHDYRGYAGRIAGGIFKPGDKITVLPSGLTSAIKSIDTFSGPVEEAFAPMSVSITLEDDIDVSRGDMIVKNENEPFVSQDLEVMLCWMGTRGPRPGAKYHLKNTTREVMAIIKEVYYKLDINTMEKLENAGDIKMNEMARVRLRTTQPLVFDEYRKNRITGSLILVDEATNETVAAGTLAPPAL
- a CDS encoding IS1096 element passenger TnpR family protein, with product MALYRFRVTFEDYDDVMREIDVKSNQTFEDLHRAIHQSTGYNPEFPSSFYISNDQWMKGEEITYLPNQKRKDRGISLMTNVKLLSFIDDPHQKFYYTFNFDRPFDFHVELMKIILDETPGTTYPAVIKSVGEAPKQFGNVFTPAATAAAPDEDFDFLNEMAYNPEDAEDFSEVTDIDADLPEEKAAEDEEDDEFGNEFADDEGFDEDDKPHRGGDDY
- a CDS encoding DUF1800 domain-containing protein; amino-acid sequence: MKSLKGLMLPVFALIGGLLFFSSFYDRNNPNEIHKFPYKQAGLSKNQAAAHLLSRFTYGATPGQVEAVAREGLEKWFSEQLDAKLPDDSLNHTLDSFDALKLSNSQIVDTYPRPGIVARRAIKDGIINKDSIQNNKPEYKKMLQEYMVQKGMKPQQELFRQFINQKILRAAYTNNQLQEVMTSFWFNHFNVSITKNECAQFIPDYERDVIRPDALGKFNDLLLATAKSPAMLYYLDNFSSASALPEKPKITLKLVFADTTKQAMALNQLKKARQQRGLNENYAREVMELHTLGVDGGYSQQDVTQAAKVLTGWSVYPMGDFSKGNDIISKVIDKGIIAEGMVHDGDFLFTPGRHDNSEKIVLGRHFGPNRGYDEGVQLLSMLAHHPSTAKFISRKLAVRFVSDAPPQSLIDKMAKTFLNSDGDIKQVLITMVSAPEFWSASALREKTKSPFELAINTVRSLNAQVTQPYQLYTWINRMGEKVYYYQAPTGFPDKGQYWINTGALLSRMNFGLAFATGRIPGIKFDLLKLNRGHEPESSQAALITYSKLIMPERPLDNTIKQLTPMLNDPQLVVKVDKASNITTPPVKDALSMVGDTTGKKARTQVMPKPDEAKSMMAQVVGIIIGSPEYQRR
- the cysD gene encoding sulfate adenylyltransferase subunit CysD, which produces MHKYYLTHLQELESEAIYVIREVVAQFDRPAILFSGGKDSIVVTHLAQKAFWPAKIPMPLIHIDTGHNFPETMEFRDQLVEKLGVQLIVGSVQEAINKGRAVEESGINASRNELQIVSLLDTIEHHKIDAAIGGARRDEEKARSKERFFSHRDEFGQWDPKNQRPELWNIFNGRKRMGEHFRVFPISNWTEMDIWNYILQENIAIPSLYFAHNRNAVYRDGTWLPASEFLSLRDGEFVENKLMRFRTLGDITITGGIESDADTLEKIVAEVSATRSTERGNRSDDKRSDTSMEDRKKQGYF
- a CDS encoding mannose-1-phosphate guanylyltransferase, which gives rise to MNKNYYAIIMAGGIGSRFWPISRTSHPKQFIDILGTGKTLIQNTYERFLKVCPKENIYVVTNENYTKLVKTQLPDMEDQQILTEPVMRNTAPCVAYGCFKIESLNPNAAIVVAPSDQQILDEDAFVTAIIKSLETATSNNCLVTLGIKPSRPDTGYGYIQYTDNTINSDFHKVKTFTEKPTLDIAKTFIQSGDFLWNAGIFVWSAKEIVKAFDSFLPEMHEIFADARPVYNTDAEKNHIHKAYQQCVNISIDYGIMEKANNVYVLPSEFGWSDLGTWASIYDLSEKDYVGNAVIPSEKVIMYDSSNCMVNVPGEKLVILKGLHDFIVVESNNTLMICPRSEEQNVKQVVADVKSKFGAKYI
- the miaA gene encoding tRNA (adenosine(37)-N6)-dimethylallyltransferase MiaA, with the translated sequence MNFPKTKTLIVIAGPTAVGKTAAAIEVAKRFNTVVVSADSRQFFREMSIGTAKPDANELAQVKHYFIDSHSITEPFSVGDFERECLMLLDDLFKKHDYVVLAGGSGLYIKAICEGFDDLPTADPAIRKQLNLELEEKGLSYLQEKLKQADLIYYNQVDLGNPQRIIRALEVFESTGNPISSYRQATVNKRPFHIIKLALNMPREVLYCRINHRVDIMMQHGLLAEATSLLPYRHLNALNTVGYAEIFDYLDGATTLDKAVEMIKQNTRRFAKRQLTWFRKDQQFIWFDAGAPNLTEKLVEAVENVS
- a CDS encoding CCA tRNA nucleotidyltransferase, whose translation is MKDHLRHPVFSVISKLAAQHNVQVYAIGGFVRDIFLDRPSKDIDIVIIGNGIEFAEAVGAKLKVKVAVYKNFGTASLKYQDLEVEFVGARKESYRRDSRKPIVENGTLEDDQKRRDLTINALAISLNPETFGQLLDPFGGITDLQKKLIRTPLNPVETFSDDPLRMMRAIRFASQLNFRIDDEAVTAIKNNVDRISIISQERITDELNKIILSKVPSIGFNYLFDTGLLHKIFPLMAGLYGVDYIDGKGHKDNFYHTLQVLDNICETTNDLWLRWAAILHDIAKPATKRFEPGHGWTFHGHEDRGARMVPKIFAQLKLPLNEKMKQVQKLVQLHLRPIVLSQSIVTDSAVRRLLFEAGDDIEGLMLLCKADITTKNEYKVKKYRNNFELVQQKLKDVEERDSIRNWQPPVTGLDIMELFGIKEGREVGIIKNQIREAILEGEIPNEREAAINYTIAKGLEIGLKVVAS